Proteins encoded together in one Peribacillus asahii window:
- a CDS encoding nitrate/nitrite transporter, with protein MKLSNLTKNGHAPSLLASFLYFDVSFMIWVLLGALGVYITEDFNLSPAEKGMIVAIPILAGSFFRLILGVLTDRIGPRQTAIGGMLVTMIPLLWGWLFGNSMSELYFIGILLGVAGASFSVALPMASRWYPPHLQGLAMGIAGAGNSGTVLATLFGPRLAEHFGWNGVMGVALIPLTLVLITYVFIAKNPPTQPEPQPLKNYLTVFKLKDTWYFCLLYSVTFGGFVGLTSFLSIFFVDQYDLSKIQAGDFVTLCVIAGSFVRPIGGFISDKIGGAKLLNFLFIILALCMFGISTLPSLTIVTMLLFLGMMCLGMGNGAVFQIVPQRFQKEIGVITGIVGAAGGVGGFFIPNLLGSLKQITGTYATGFAVYACIGIAALILLTVAQISWKKTLALKEKTA; from the coding sequence ATGAAATTATCCAATTTAACAAAAAATGGTCACGCACCTTCCTTGCTCGCTTCATTTTTGTATTTCGACGTTAGTTTTATGATTTGGGTGTTACTCGGTGCACTCGGTGTGTATATCACCGAAGATTTTAATTTATCTCCCGCTGAAAAGGGAATGATTGTAGCAATTCCTATTCTTGCTGGTTCTTTCTTTCGATTAATACTCGGTGTCTTAACAGATCGAATCGGCCCACGACAAACAGCAATTGGCGGAATGCTTGTCACTATGATTCCTCTATTATGGGGATGGTTATTCGGAAACTCCATGTCAGAACTTTACTTTATCGGAATATTACTCGGTGTTGCTGGAGCAAGCTTCTCGGTAGCACTTCCAATGGCAAGCCGCTGGTACCCTCCTCACTTACAAGGATTAGCAATGGGGATTGCTGGGGCAGGGAATAGCGGAACCGTTCTCGCAACGTTATTTGGTCCACGCCTAGCAGAACACTTTGGCTGGAACGGAGTAATGGGGGTTGCCTTAATTCCACTCACACTCGTTTTAATCACTTATGTATTCATTGCGAAAAATCCACCTACACAACCTGAGCCACAGCCACTCAAAAATTATTTAACTGTTTTCAAATTAAAAGACACTTGGTATTTCTGTCTTCTCTACAGTGTAACATTTGGTGGATTCGTTGGATTAACTAGCTTTTTAAGCATCTTTTTTGTCGATCAATACGATTTATCAAAAATTCAAGCAGGAGATTTTGTTACATTATGCGTAATCGCCGGTAGCTTTGTCCGTCCGATTGGTGGTTTTATTTCTGATAAAATTGGCGGGGCGAAGCTATTGAACTTCTTATTTATCATTCTTGCTTTATGTATGTTTGGAATCAGCACACTTCCATCTCTTACGATTGTTACGATGTTATTATTTTTAGGCATGATGTGTCTCGGAATGGGAAATGGAGCAGTTTTCCAAATAGTGCCTCAGCGCTTTCAAAAAGAGATTGGCGTTATTACCGGTATTGTCGGGGCAGCAGGAGGCGTAGGCGGATTCTTCATTCCAAATCTACTCGGCTCACTAAAGCAAATCACCGGCACATATGCAACTGGATTCGCTGTTTATGCTTGCATCGGAATCGCAGCTCTTATTCTGTTAACAGTTGCACAAATTTCATGGAAAAAAACGTTAGCTCTAAAAGAAAAAACGGCTTAA
- a CDS encoding MerR family transcriptional regulator, whose amino-acid sequence MDKDISYKDKKVISIGVMRELTGLSERQIRYYEERKLIFPERSSGGNRKYSFSDVELLMEIANKIEDGVQTFEIRQEIAKEKKREEQQAVRKKMLQGQLNAQFGIRNYK is encoded by the coding sequence ATGGATAAAGATATATCCTATAAAGATAAAAAGGTTATTTCTATCGGAGTTATGCGTGAATTAACAGGTCTGTCAGAAAGACAAATTCGTTATTACGAGGAAAGAAAGCTTATTTTTCCTGAAAGATCCAGCGGCGGGAACCGTAAGTATTCTTTTTCAGATGTGGAGCTATTAATGGAAATAGCCAATAAAATCGAGGACGGTGTCCAAACATTTGAAATCCGACAAGAAATAGCAAAAGAAAAGAAAAGAGAAGAACAACAAGCTGTTCGCAAGAAAATGTTACAAGGGCAATTAAACGCACAATTTGGTATTAGAAACTATAAATGA